GCAAGGGCTTCAACATCTTCGGCGTTCATCTCGACCGCAAGGCCACCCTGCCCAATGCCGAGCGCATCGAAAAGGAAATGCAGGACAAGGGCGTGAAGACGAAGTTCTTCAACGTCAACGCCGCCGATCCCGAGAAGATCGCCGACGTGCTTGACACCATCAAGGGGACCATCGGTTCGGGAGAGCAGGTCCGCGTGATGCTGCACTCCATCGCATTCGGAACGCTCAAGCCCCTTGTCGATGTCGCCAACCCCGAAAAGCAGGACCAGATCAGCAAGCCCCAGCTCGACATGACCGTCGACGTGATGGCCAATAGCCTCATTTATTGGGCGCAGGGCGTAATCGCCCGCGACCTGATGCGCGAGCACGGGCGCATCTACGCCATGACCAGCTCGGGTGGCACGCGCGTGTGGCCCAAGTATGGCGCCGTCTCAGCCGCCAAGGCCGCGCTGGAAAGCCACTGCCGCCAGCTCGCGCTGGAGCTTGCGCCCCGCACCATTGCCGTCAACGCCGTGCGCGCGGGCGTCACCGACACCCCGGCCCTTCGCAAGATTCCGGGCTCGGATGAAATGATCAACATCGCCAAATCGCGCAACCCCTATGGGCGACTCACCACCCCGCAGGACGTGGCCAAGTGCATCGGCGCCCTTGTCGATCCGGCCACCGACTGGCTCACCGGCAATACGCTTGGCGTCGACGGCGGCGAAGACGTCATCGGCTAATAGCGGCCACACAGGCAGGACACCTTTGAAACATCTGCGAATCATCGGCACCGGCAGCGCGGTGCCCGCCAAGGTCATGCGCAATGCTGACTTTGAGAAAACTCTCGACACCAACGACGAGTGGATCCGTGCGCGCACGGGCATCGAGGAGCGGCGCATCTCGGCTGACTCCGAAAGCAGCGCCACCTTTGCGGTGGACGCCGCGCGCCGCGCCATCGAGGCGGCCGGAATCTCCCCCGGGGAGATCGACGCCATCTTGGTGAGCACCGTGACCCCCGACATGATCATGCCCAGCACGGCGGCCATGGTGCAGCACGAGCTGGGCGCGGCCAATGCCTACGCCTTCGACCTGAGCGCCGCGTGCGCGGGTTTCGTCTACGGCGCGCACACCGCCTGGGGCCAGCACCTCACCGGCTCTGCCGACACGATCCTTCTGATCGGCGTCGATACGCTCACAAAATATTGCGACTTTACCGACCGCGGGACCTGCATCCTCTTCGGGGACGGCGCGGGCGCCGTGGTGCTGCGCGCCGAAGAGGGCGAGCGCGGCATCGTGGGCAGCAAGCTCTACACCGATGGCAGCGCCTGGGAGACCCTTTACGTCGCCGACTCCGGAAGCCGCAATCCCAGCGGCGTCGATGAGAACGGCAATCGCACCAACTTCATCCACATGGATGGACGCGAAATCTTCCGGCGCGCCGTCCGCGGCATGGCGAGCGCCTGCACCGAGCTGCTCGAAGAGAGCGGCGTGAGTCAGGATCAGATTCGCTGGCTGATTCCCCACCAGGCCAACAAGCGAATTGTCTCGGCCGTGGCCGACCAGCTCGACTTTCCGCTTGAGCGCGTGTTCATCAACCTCGAGAAATACGGCAACACCTCGGCCGGATCGATCCCCATTGCGCTCGACGAATGCGCGCGCCAGGGGCTCATCGATGAGGGCGACTATCTGCTCTTTGCTGCCTTCGGCGCGGGCCTTGCCTGGGGCACCACCCTGATTCGGTGGTGAGAGCCCTGCACGCGGGGGCTCAAATGCCCGCGATGACTGGGAAAAACACTGCGAAGGCCGCTACGCAGGGCGCAAAATCTTTCTATCTTGAAGTGCCCGCCGAGCTTCCGTATAACGCCTCCAAGTGAGAGCTGACCCGCCGCATTCCGGCGCAGGACTTCGGATCTTTTCGTGAGCAATCTCCCCACAGCATTTCTGTTCCCGGGCCAGGGCGCCCAGGTCGTCGGTATGGGCAAGGATCTCTATGACGCGCACCCCGTCGCGCGCGAGTGCTTCGAGGCCGCTTCCGAGGCCATCGGCACCTCGCTCGAGAAGCTCTGCTTCGAAGGCCCCGCCGAGGAACTCACCCTGACCGAGAACGCGCAGCCCGC
The DNA window shown above is from Chrysiogenia bacterium and carries:
- a CDS encoding SDR family oxidoreductase, with translation MADWALILGASSGFGEAIGLELASKGFNIFGVHLDRKATLPNAERIEKEMQDKGVKTKFFNVNAADPEKIADVLDTIKGTIGSGEQVRVMLHSIAFGTLKPLVDVANPEKQDQISKPQLDMTVDVMANSLIYWAQGVIARDLMREHGRIYAMTSSGGTRVWPKYGAVSAAKAALESHCRQLALELAPRTIAVNAVRAGVTDTPALRKIPGSDEMINIAKSRNPYGRLTTPQDVAKCIGALVDPATDWLTGNTLGVDGGEDVIG
- a CDS encoding ketoacyl-ACP synthase III, which encodes MKHLRIIGTGSAVPAKVMRNADFEKTLDTNDEWIRARTGIEERRISADSESSATFAVDAARRAIEAAGISPGEIDAILVSTVTPDMIMPSTAAMVQHELGAANAYAFDLSAACAGFVYGAHTAWGQHLTGSADTILLIGVDTLTKYCDFTDRGTCILFGDGAGAVVLRAEEGERGIVGSKLYTDGSAWETLYVADSGSRNPSGVDENGNRTNFIHMDGREIFRRAVRGMASACTELLEESGVSQDQIRWLIPHQANKRIVSAVADQLDFPLERVFINLEKYGNTSAGSIPIALDECARQGLIDEGDYLLFAAFGAGLAWGTTLIRW